Part of the Spinacia oleracea cultivar Varoflay chromosome 5, BTI_SOV_V1, whole genome shotgun sequence genome, ttcaatttaaaatgaaaaaaacgaGTTTATCATAATTTGAAAGAGATTTACTTTATTACAATAATTGTCACTGAACAAATAGCACACAAAAACACTTATAAGAAAAAGGAACATCATTCTTAACGCTTATTGGGCATTATGCTATTATATACGAATGAATGAATTAAGCTTCTAAGTCTAAGAAACATGGaactataagtctataaaagTGGAGTATAAAAATACATTATTAGAAGTATATGTTATGAAAATTGCAAAacctttttgaagaaaaaataacaatactttttttttttttgtaaaagcaaaatcatgaatcattataggaaaaaataaaattaaaaagggaTGACGGAAAAATGACTTGTAAAAGGAAAAGGAGAAAAAGTAAACATGAAGAATTTAGATGATTAACTAAGGACaagtaaaagacaaaaaaaagggggataaaaaatcaaatttagccTCCCAATACGAGGAATCGAACCCTGGTTCCATGTGTAGAATGGCATTTAAGCAACCATTATGCTACAAGTATATTTCATTGTCATTAATGTAAGTTAATCACACATAACttaaatatttcaagtacaattaATTACCCTATATCAATTTTACAGTTTTTTCCCAATAAATAATGGGGATCCCTTTGGACCCCTCGGGGTATATATAGGTCCGCCCCTGGCTGTGTGTAGGATTTTTCATTCATCATTTTGTTGTAGTTCATTACTTAATTTGGTTTCTTGATCAAGCTATATCAATAATCATCATTTGTGAACTGTTGTGTTATAATTTAGGCAGTTAGATTTGTCATTCAATTTATTACACCTTCTCCCTTTCTTTCTGAATAAATGCATCACTTTGATTGATACGCTTgacaatgcacaactttgaccactaatATCTCTTATTGTCTATTATTAAATGCTACAAAAAGTTGATATAGTGAAAATATACATTGTGACAAATCCAACAACATATTCCAGAATTACATTTAATTTTGTATGTACGAGTAAAAGATCAAGTCAAAGTTAGTATATGAATAGAGtaaaagtccaagtgattcatcTATTTAGAAATGGAGAGAGTATGTACTACTACCTCCATTCCTAAATGTTCTTGGCACTTTGGAATATGTGACCAAAGTTAGAAAACATTGACCATGAATTCTCACTATTACATATTTCAAAACATtatcatgtgagatcttgtttctTTCGTCCCGATATATGTTTCCAAAATAacaattttttatagtttttttcaTAGGAAGTTGATATAATGGTTAAAGATTAAAATTTCAATACATCGCCAAAAACCACAATTGTTGATGTCAGTGTTACATAAATAAGGTTCCACTTTTGACTATAACCATACCGATTTTTTGCCAAgtttgaaaaatatttaactacGAAGAAATATTTTAGCAAGACATCAAGAGCTCATTTTTGGGTAGTTTTTAATTTGTTTCGGATTGTAGGGGTTGCATGCATACAGTAGGAGGTTATGAACAACTAACCAATGCATACAGTAAGAGGTTATCTACAAATCATGCTTGATTTTGAGATAAAACTAGTCTGTAAGCTTCAGTAATGGATCTAGAACGTTGAAGTTGTATGAGGTATCAAGAGAAACAAGTGATGCTTACTATAAGCTTTAGACTACTACACTTATACTATATCAGTGAAGAGGGAAACTGAGGCTCCTAAGAACTTAAGAAGTGAATGTTGCTTCAATTTATTGCACACTTGCTCCTAGTACTTGATATGCTGTGGAATCAACTTTGATATAAAGGAGAAGATGCTGGTGTTTGGGAAGAATCgagaaatataaaaataatttctttatagtactatttttctttttctttttatagtAAAAGAAATATGAATTGAGGAGGGTAGAATCGagaaatataaaattaaaacaaatagaaattaataaaattaagagTAAACTAAAAGTAATAGAAAATTAAGAatgaaaactaaactaaatcgactatgaaattattaaaatcaagGAAGATCGAAATGAAATGAAGGCCTATAATGCATAAAAACCACTTAAAACAACATTTAACCTATAAATAAGCAGAATAAAGGCTCAAAACACTGTAAGTAGACCAAAATGACTCTTATTGAGCCTAGGTACTACTTtaagagtgacataaatgtaACCCCGTTGCTACAGTCTATTAGAGACACCTCTCTCCGTTTTCCTTTTCCAAGCCACTAGCACTCGATCAACTTCATTGTGCTGATCCTGACAAACTCTAAACAATAAGTTCAAGATAAAGCTCATGGAGGTGAATCAGGTATTCAGGTGATCTAAAGGGTCTCTTCTTTGTTGTAGAAACTTCACGGAACGAATTGTTTGTCAAGAAAAAATTAAGCTTCTTTGAGTAGACTTTCATTAATTATTTGCCAAACACAAAAAGTGTTCACTGATAAAAAAATGTtccaaaacaataaaaataaatttccaAACATACTTGTGAAATTTCTAGTCAGAGCTGTAATACATATCTCATGGCTTGCATAAGTCCCATGAAGCTGAATTAGATTGCTGGTGTATGGAAGCTTGTTCCTTTAAGAATTGAGAGTATGTCATGTACAAGGACGgaaataaataatttgatttgaAAAATTCTCATTGTTttaaaaaattacttttctTATGCTTTTCTTGATCTGGTTGTTTTCATGATGCATAGCTTGAGGGTGAGagattttgttttttgtttttaattttttttttatttttttttttattattattatttttattattattattattattattattattattattattattattattattttgttgttgttgttgttgttgttgttgttgttgttgttaattttatttttatcttggcCTCCTTTTGTGTTGGATGCTGCTGCTTATTTCCGTATCCATGTACACCTTCATTTGCAGAATTTACGAGAAGCTATTGCTACATACCGTAACAGTATTTTACACCAACCAGATGAGATGAAGCGAGAGGCTTCACTGTCGTTTTTTGTGGAGTATCTGGAGAGATATTATTTTCTTATATGTTTTTCCGTATATCTTCACACCGAGGGAGCAACTTTAAATGCATGTTTGTCTATTCAGTGTAGTTTTGCTGATTGGATGAGAGCTCGCCCAGAACTCTATAGCATATTGCGTAGGTACTTAAGTTATGGAAAATTTGTTTAGATTGTTATGAATGATATGCATacatttttacaattttttatccTCTTCTATTCTATTTTGCTTCTTCTAACAAATCTTTTATGTAGGCTATCGAGGAGAGACCCAATGGGCCCATTAGGTTACCGCAAAGTTATGGAAAATTTGTTTAGATTGTTATGAATGATATGCATacatttttacaattttttatccTCTTCTATTCTATTTTGCTTCTTCTAACAAATCTTTTATGTAGGCTATTGAGGAGAGACCCAATGGGCGCATTAGGTTACCGCAATGCAGAAAAATCACTGACTAAGATGCCTGAATCTACAAATGGCCGTCCTTATGAGATGAGTGTTGTTACTGCACTGAGAAACGGAGCAGTGCTCGGCAGTCAAACTGTCTTGAAAAGTGATCATTGCCCTGGTTGTCAAAACTTGAGTTTGTCGGAGAGGATAGAAGGTGCCCCAAACTTCAGAGAGGTTATGGGATTTTCTGTTTATGGTGTAGCGAATCCGACGATTGACGGCATTCGATCTGTTATTTTGCGCATTGGTAGCTTGAGAGTCGGTCGTCCAGTATGTTGGCACAACATGAGAGAGGAACCTGTTATCTACATTAATGGAAAGCCATTTGTGCTTCGTGAAGTTGAAAGACCTTATAAGAACATGATGGAGTACACTGTACGTTCATAAAGCTTCATGCAAACCTTTATCTTTTAGCATGCCATTTGCAGCTTCACATCTTTGGAGACTTGAATAAACTTCACATGAAAGTAACTAGATATGGATGAGAAAACGTGGATTGTGAAGCAATCCACATTTCCTTTATTTTATCACTTTATTCACAACCCTATGTTTCTACCTCGCAATTTCTtattcttttaaataaataaataatgtctACCTAACTTAAATCTCATTTGATCTACATCTGTTTTTACTGAAAGAAACATACTTAGGCTGGATTATATTAGCTGTtttgtaatgccttttggtccTTTTGTGTCGTTTACTTCctcaaatatataaaatatcatTCATATTTTGGCTTAGGGAATTGATTGTGAGAGAGTCGAGAGAATGGAAGCTCGACTAAAGGAAGATATTCTGCGTGAATCAGAACGCTTTGGAGGAGCTATTATGGTTATCCATGAAACAGATGATGGTCAAATATTTGATGCTTGGGAACATGTCAACTCTGATTCAATTCAGACACCGCGTGAAGTTTTCAGCTGCCTACAAGTGGAGGGTTATCCAATTATGTACGCACGTGTACCCATAACTGATGGAAAGGCTCCAAAAAGTTCCGATTTTGACACTCTAGCAAAAAATATTGCATCAGCTTCAAAGGACACTGCTTTTGTTTTTAATTGTCAGGTAAAAAGTTTCCATTGTTGATGCAAGCTATCACTTACAGTAATGCTGGTTTACTTATAAGGATGTGGTGGCTGAATGCACTTTTTATCTCTGTGCAGATGGGCAGAGGAAGGACAACAACTGGTACTGTTATAGCCTGCCTTCTCAAACTAAGAATAGAGAACGGAAAACCTATACGGATTCTCCAATATGAGTCTATTGGGGAAGTGGATGACTGTTATTCATGTGGTGATGAAACTATGGATGATTCAGCTGCATCTAGCTCAAGTATCATTGATCAAGGAACATCTAGAAAGCCACCTCGGACTTTTGGCATTAATGACATCTTACTGCTGTGGAAGATCACGAGATTATTTGACAATGGAGTTGAATGTCGGGAGGCGTTAGATGCTGTTATCGATAGATGTTCAGCTTTACAGAATATACGTGATGCTGTCCTACGATATAGGGAATTATTCAATCAACAGCGTGTTGAGCCCCGGGTGAGAAGGGTCGCATTAAACCGTGGTGCTGAGTATTTGGAGCGTTATTTCCGTTTGATTGCTTTTTCTGCATACCTTGGAAGTGAAGCCTTTGATGGCTTTTGTGGCCAAGGAAAATCTAAGATGACATTTAAGAGTTGGTTGCAAAGAAGACCTGAAGTCCAAGCAATGAAATGGAGCATAAGATTGAGGCCTGGACGATTCTTTACTGTTCCAGTAATATTTCTTTTGCTTAATATAATAAATTCTTATAAAGGAAAAACGTAAATGAATTCTTCAATATCCGTAACTTGTCAAGAATGCATTTCATTTCAATTTGGGTATGCCAATAGTTTAGCCTTTTCTGATGTAGGAGGATCTGCGATCTCCGTATGAGACTCAGCACGGAGATGCAGTAATGGAGGCTGTTATTAAGGCTCGAAATGACTCTGTGCTAGGAAGGGGCTCTATACTTCAAATGTACTTCTTTCCTGGTCAGAGAACTTCTAGTCACATACAAATACATGGGGCACCTCACGTTTACAAGGTATAGTGGTTTTCTACTTTCCTTTCCGTACCAATTGTTTGCTTACTTTATTTCTTTGGTAGAAAATATAACTGTTCTGGAGAGATGGGAGTTCGGGAAATGTACAGGGTGAATGGTAGAAATGTCTTGAAACCAACTAGGGAAAAAAAATTTACTTATTCATTTTCTTGAAATTAACTTGAGAAAAACCCGTGATTTTATAGAGCATTGTATCTTCATTTTATGAATAGTCTACTATGTTTCCTTAGGGAAACTATGGGAACATTACCTGGAAGTATATGCTTCTTGTAGCTCTCCTTTGTGACCAGTTACGAGACTTCAGCCACTTGAAATATTCTTGTCCTCTAATTTCTAAAATGCTGCTACTGCATCTGTCTGGCACATTTTTGGGCAGATCTGTACTCCTTTAACTTTTGGTTACTTTCTgatattttttccttttcctaGGTTCCTCTATTTATTTGAAGATATTCTTGATTTTTACTTGTTACACTAGCCTGTCACCTTAATTTTTGAATAAAAGTAACTAAACCTTGTTCATTAGAACAAAATATGAACCCCAGTAGGAATTCAGTACAAAGTTTTACGTTTAACCATTATGGCATTGCTATTTCTTGAGATCATAaccattatcattatcattaccccattgcctcaaagaagctcccgtaaaaagcggggtaagggggggccggacgtacgcaaccttacccctgcaattgcagagaggttgtttccaattgacccaaaagcgataacgggacgaccatcttctatgAGATGAACTGATAATTTGTGTAGAAAATTAATGGCAGAAATATGTTTAATTTGCTTGAAAGATGATAAACACAAAATGGGATACAAAAGGGAGTGACTTGAGGCCACCAATCTCCAAAGTTAGTGACTTGAGGTCACCACTCTCCAAAGCCTAAGCTTTACCAAATTTCTCAACATGCCTCTCATAACCTAATGTGCCCTTATTTATAACCATTCTACTACACCTACCTCATTTGTCTTCTACCTAATATTACTCACTACCTATTATACCCTTCCCTTACACTTGGTTCGTTACAATACCGTCCCCCTAAACTTccaccttgtcctcaaggtggaTAGGTGGATAGTAATCAGCACGAAATTCCCGGCCTTGGTTAATGTCCGTGTGAGAATTGATGGTGAGTCCTTGTACTTCCTTTGGTGGCTGTGGGTTGAGGAAATTAAAAGGAGAAGTGTTGAATGGTTTGGGTGTTTGTACTAGAGAGGTGAATTTAGATGTAGaagaaaaaatcagaaaattggGAGGTTGTGGGTTGGATAAGTTGGGCAGGAGAATGAGTTTAAAGATGATTTGGGCTGAGATTTAAGTGTGGTGGCCCAGAATTGTGTGGTCTGAACATGAAGTTAGAAGGAGTGTTGACATCTAGAACTAGGTCGGGATGATTAGGTAGATGTAGGGGAGAGAAAATGGGTTCAGAAATTTGGGCCTCAAAAGTGGGCTCTGTCACCTTAATAAAAGTTAAACTATTTTGCATAGGGGTGGTTGCCAACATGTGACAATTCTACTGCTTGAGACTTGCTTTATTAGTAATTACAGAATTGCCCTTATTAGCATCACTTGTATTTGTCTTCTTCCTCAAGCCAACGCAAGACTCAACCAAGCTTCTCCAACACACTCTTTCTTCAACCCCCACTTCTGGAATTTTCTTGGAGTTGTCTTCGACACGCCACCCAAGACATCAtgaaaaggaagcgaagaggttttaagagccattttgatttaatccattacatcccacgaccaaaagaacaaatgaatctttggctccatcggaaatggacaaTGACCAATGGCTAATGGCTTAGTAAGGGTACAAATTTACTATTTTCTTGCAAGTGCAAATCTGAAATTCAGAGACAATCAAATATTCCGCAGCTTTGCAAAACAAAGTTATACTAAAGAGTGAAGACAGCCCGAAGAGAAggtgttgaaattttgaaaTAGTAAGAATCTAATGAGCAGCTCCCACCTTCCCTACAACCAATAGAGGGGAACAGATGTGTTAAAAAGAACGTTGATCTGGGGACTTATGAGGACCAAATAAAAGCCTCAAGGTTCGGATGCCTGTTAGGGACATCTAGATTGAATAAAGTAAAGCCCGTGACCCAGGATTGGGGGCGTACCAAAAtgtggtgggggggggggggggggttggggTGGTGTGATGTACTAAAAAAACATTGATCTAGGGACTTATGAGGACCAAACAAAAGCCTCAAGGTTGGGATGCCGGATAGGGTCTTAGGGACACCCAGATTGCATAAAGTAAATCCCGTGACCCAGGATTGGGGGCGTACCAAAAtgtgggggtggggtgggtgTTGATATCCCAGTGTTATCATCTGATTATTGTTATTTCTTAAGGGATTACACTTTGATGAAGTAATCAACGGGTATAGAAATGCATTTTGGCGTTCCTGATAATACTTTGTCGAAAGATTTTCTTAAAGGACTTATTGTAAGGGATTGGCAGGCTGTTATTGACTAATTCTCCTATGTCGTAAGCACTTTCCTGTGGAGATAGTTTTTGAACCAGTATTAAGACGGCTTGGATAGGTGACCTATCCGTAGGACCCAAGATGGTCTATGAGAGTTCATTCGAGGAGTATTATTTAGGAAGTGTAGGTTGATCTTCTTGTGGTACTTTAGGAATTCTTTTATGTTGGGTTCTTTTTAAGAGTGTGAATTTCACTTTTCCAACCTTTTATGGGCGTTTGGTATGGGATTTAAAGAAAGTGAAACCAGCGAAGGTAATCCCTTCCTTTGTTTCCCTTAGATGTTTGGTTGGTTTTTTATGACAATCCCTTTCCCCCTTTTCCTTTTTGGAGTTCCCCTAAATCTTTCTCTACTGATTCCACCTCCTCGAACCCGAACTTGTTTACCTCATGACCATATTTGACTAACCTTACCACCTTCATCCCAACCCAACTGGAAATTTTGGACCACCATGTCCCCACAAATAATCGACCCATGAAcaacatcaccaacaccaaTAGACACACCCAGAGTTACCTGGTTCGCTTCGGTTCGGGTTCGCGGTTCGCGGGTAGCTGATTTTAGGTTCGCGGGAGGGGTATGGATTTTAGGTTAGCTGATTTTAGGTTCGCGGGAGGGGTACTCCCTCTTCCAGAAAACTtacccaccaccacctcactACCGCTCTCTAGAAAACCTGTCGGCCACCACCTCCTCCTTTGATCCTCCACTGCGACCATCACCACCTTCTCCTTTTCCCCACCTCTTACTCTCTTCCCTTTTCTTAATCTCATTTTCTCTCCTCCCATCCTAAAACAAAAATGGCCTCTGAGTCTCCTTAACCCCCACCATGGCCTCTTCCTTCCTGGTATTCCAGTGCCCTAAACCCACCGGAAAAATCCTCCTGAACCACCTCCTCCATAACCACTGCCTTCTCTTCCATACCCTTCACCATCATGAGTTCATGACCACTGCCTCCAATTCCATATCCACCACCACTAGATCTTGTACATCTGCCTCCACCACCGTCATATTCACTGTTGTTCTTCCTCCCTCAAACTGATTAAGTTTTCCATTCTTGTTTGTCAATTGTTCTCCAATGTTCAATGTTCGCAGCAAATTtcaaaaagtaaattaaatttAACTGGCCTGGCCAGCTTcaatgagtttttttttaatgagaAAATTTAACAAACAAAAGGCAGCATGGTGGTTGTTATGTGATTAATACAGttcattttttaattaaagaaaagcATGTTCAATCTTTTGCATTTGCCAATTAAAAACATGAGTTTAAGAGAGAGGAAGGTTGAAGATGagttgaagagagagagagagagggagtcaGGGGTCCATGCATGTGTTGGGTAAAAGAAGGGGAATCTCTATATTTTATTTCTCTCTCATGGAATCTTTAGCCCATTTAATATTGCATTGCTTTCTCCCCTGATTCGACAGAGGGAGTAAGATTAATGAgaaaaaagttattttcatttattttaacatTCCAAGTTTATTGGAGCTGAGAGGAAAAGTGTCTGTCATTTCTTTTCCCTATATTCATAATAAGTTTATTTTTTAACATGTACAAGtacttcaaagttcaaactttcaAAGAAAGTatcattttgttgttttttccAATTTTCCTCAAAGGAGTCCTGGTTGCCTTTTTATAAGCAATGGATTCTTTGCTTATTTAATCAATTCTTTTCTTATCAGAAGAAAATAATCATATTTACCACTGGTTTAGCTCTTGCCAGTTTGCTGAATTTGAGATGGTTGAACATTGTAGCCATGTGCTAAGAAAATTTAACTGTACTAGTAGTTTTTACGTAATACTTGTCAGATTATCTTCTTATGTATTCGTTTCCATTTACTTAGGTGGATGGATACCCTGTCTACAGCATGGCAACTCCTACTATTACTGGTGCTAGAGAGATGTTATCTTTCTTGACAGGTAGTGCATCTATTGATGGCGGGAAAAAGGTAATAATAACTGATTTGAGAGAGGAAGCTGTGGTTTACATTAGTGGTACACCTTTTGTGCTCCGAGAACTGAACAAAGCAGTTGATACACTGAAAAATGTGGGGATTACTGGTCCAGTGGTTAGTTCCTACTGCCTTATACATCATTAACAAAAGAAGAAGCCttaaagtaaagaaaataaaaacttaCTGCTCTCCCTCATCTGTAAACTATGAAGGTGGAACACATGGAAGCACGTCTTAAAGAAGATATAATATCAGAGATTACTCGAACTGGTGGACGGATGCTTTTGCATCGAGAAGAACACAGCCCGACGCTAAATCAACCTAATATTGTTGGATACTGGGAGAATATTTTCACAGAAGATGTCAAGACCCCTGCAGAAGTTTATGCAGCTTTAAGGGATGAAGGCTGTGATGTAACATACAGGAGAATACCATTGACCAGAGAGAGAGAAACTTTGCCATCTGATATTGATGCAATCCAGTGCTGTAAAGACGAGTACGTAACATtgctatctttttattcttgtttcaACTGTTAGTCGGGGCAGCCATATCAACTGTTAGTCGTGGCAGCCATAGGCAGCTGCAAAGTCCTCCCGCCTTATAGTACAAGGCTCTAATTGCTGATAAAAAAAGAAGCCAAAACCAGATGACTTAAATGACTTTCCAACAATCAGAACTTACTATAATGACAGGAGGAGAGGAAAAACACCAAATTTTTacctttctcccttttttttcttgtttctaTCAGTCACAGAGTGACAAGTCATGTCAACTCCTCGTTTTTGTAGTTTAAAGGAAATATGTTATGTAAGGTGTGGCCACTTCTTTTGAGAATCTCAAAAAGTCACgtgaacccccccccccccccaaacttTTTTGCAAGGCTTTTAGTTTAATGTAATTTCTATTTTACCCCTCTGTGACAACAAGCAATACCATTAtgatgttttaaaaaaaaaactaaaggtGCGCGGTTCGCCTTGCGCATAGGCTCCAGGGAATTTTGCGTCTTGATGGGCCTCGCGCCTTTTAAAGAATAAGCTTACTGGACATTATACAATATTGGATTATATGGCACCTTATATTCTGAATACCATATCAATTCTGCATGCATAAACAGAAAGCCTTTAATTTGCAGGTCGAATGCTATTTATTTACCATATCAATTCTGCATGCTTAAACAGAAAGGCTTTAATTTGCAGGTCTGCAGGATGCTATTTATTTGTGTCACATACAGGATTTGGAGGAGTGGCTTACGCAATGTCAATCATTTGTGTAAGACTATATGCCGATGGAAATGTACATCATCATGTTCCCTCTTCATTCTATGCCATACCTACTCCACTTAATGTACCTGATGTCCAATCATGTTGGGCTTCTGATGAAGCGGCACTGAAACTAGGTGACTATCGGGATATACTCAGCCTAACAAGAGTTCTTGCTCAAGGGCCTAGGAGCAAAGCAGACGTCGACAATATCATAGAAAGGTAAGAATCTATTGAAGTGAGTATGGTTGGAGCTTAAGTGCATGCCATGCAATATAGCATAATCGGCAAATACGGGTCGAACCCACAAGGATGAGTGTACAAAAGTTATGTCAAACTACTCAATTATATTAATTGTGTAAAATCCTAATATGACTTCTGTCATAAAAATAGTAATGCAAAAAATGAGCAAGATGTAAACATTACTAATGATTCTAAAATTAACATGGAGTCACTTCGAAGAATTTGGAACTGCATTCGTAACATCAGTGTAGACACAAATATTTAGGAGAATGGAGGAAGGGACCACCCAGTGGGTAGTTTTACTTTTACGAAGAAAAACTTACATATTGTTAGGGAGTTTAAATTGGTTCCATATAGTGGTCCAAGGGAGGTTAGAGAGGGAGATACCTTAAAAGGAATATAATTTTAAGTGAGTAGAATTTAAAAGAACGGGCGAAAATGGAAAGTAAGTagaacataaaagaacatagagaGTACTTAGATGGAATTTTAATGCCAGGGGTTCAAAATGCAATACCTAGGAAAATCAACGACAAAATCGCTAgaataaaaatcaattaggTAAAGAAGCCATTACCAGATCTAATTTGAACAatgaaattaatgacaaatgtGAAAATTGAatcaaagaacaagaaaaaattaCCAGAAAATTTGCAGTTGAACTAAATAACAAAGGGCATAAAAAATCGAACCAGATGTTGCTACCCTGATCTGCAGTACGCTCTTTTTGTAATGAATGGAGATTGGAGAATGGGGTGTTTATATCCTAAAACAACATTAAGAAGATAAGAGAAAACTATCTTCATAATAAGATTTTCTATATCCTCGAGATCTTCGGCGATTTTGCTTGACCTGAAATCCTCTCTATCTCTCTATCCTTTATGGAGAAGGAGGAAGTGGCAGTGGAGTTTCTCTACAATTGCATAAAACACATTTCTCTTTAATTTCTCTTCAGTTGTTTTATGAGGaagtttttttttccatatCTCTTTGTTTTCTTCTTGTCAATCTTTGGCAACtttaaataatactccctccgtccctttttaTTTACGTATTCTGTTTTGAGTGTCCCATTTTAATCTTTACTTTTggaatatttccttttatataataacataaataccccTAATATTCTATCGAAAAGTGTGTCAAgtcattattttaaccaatgaaatcaattgggccatttaatctctcacactctCCCATTGAAATATTAAACCTCTCACACTTtttcaatatcagaattttggataaaagtgaaaatattataaataaacgtaatttgtattgtaaataaagaaaaaaaaggaatcTCAATccatatatatagagagagtgGAAAGGAGCAATTGTTGTGGGATTAGGGGGTAAGATGGTAGAATATGTTTTGCTAAATAGAATAAAGTGGAAATGGGTACATCAAACATAAACACCTCAAAATGGAAATTGGATGCacaattacaaaaataaaaataaaacaaaacagATGAAGAATAAA contains:
- the LOC110775483 gene encoding uncharacterized protein isoform X2, yielding MSIPREPEQVMKFRGGSVLGKKTILKSDHFPGCQNNRLSPHIEGAPNYRQANSLQVHGVAIPKIDGIRNVLEHIGAQNDKKIPHVLWINLREEPVVYINGRPFVLRDVERPFSNLEYTGINRDRVEDMEFRLKEDILLEASRYGNKILVTDELPDGQMVDQWEPVTCDFVKTPLEVYEELKMEGFLLTYERVPVTDEKSPKESDFDILVNTISLVDLNTEVIFNCQMGRGRTTTGMVIATLVYLNRIGASGIPRSNSIGRVFDLNCGADNLLSSEEAIRRGEYTVIRSLIRVLEGGVEGKRQVDKVIDKCASMQNLREAIATYRNSILHQPDEMKREASLSFFVEYLERYYFLICFSVYLHTEGATLNACLSIQCSFADWMRARPELYSILRRLLRRDPMGALGYRNAEKSLTKMPESTNGRPYEMSVVTALRNGAVLGSQTVLKSDHCPGCQNLSLSERIEGAPNFREVMGFSVYGVANPTIDGIRSVILRIGSLRVGRPVCWHNMREEPVIYINGKPFVLREVERPYKNMMEYTGIDCERVERMEARLKEDILRESERFGGAIMVIHETDDGQIFDAWEHVNSDSIQTPREVFSCLQVEGYPIMYARVPITDGKAPKSSDFDTLAKNIASASKDTAFVFNCQMGRGRTTTGTVIACLLKLRIENGKPIRILQYESIGEVDDCYSCGDETMDDSAASSSSIIDQGTSRKPPRTFGINDILLLWKITRLFDNGVECREALDAVIDRCSALQNIRDAVLRYRELFNQQRVEPRVRRVALNRGAEYLERYFRLIAFSAYLGSEAFDGFCGQGKSKMTFKSWLQRRPEVQAMKWSIRLRPGRFFTVPEDLRSPYETQHGDAVMEAVIKARNDSVLGRGSILQMYFFPGQRTSSHIQIHGAPHVYKVDGYPVYSMATPTITGAREMLSFLTGSASIDGGKKVIITDLREEAVVYISGTPFVLRELNKAVDTLKNVGITGPVVEHMEARLKEDIISEITRTGGRMLLHREEHSPTLNQPNIVGYWENIFTEDVKTPAEVYAALRDEGCDVTYRRIPLTRERETLPSDIDAIQCCKDESAGCYLFVSHTGFGGVAYAMSIICVRLYADGNVHHHVPSSFYAIPTPLNVPDVQSCWASDEAALKLGDYRDILSLTRVLAQGPRSKADVDNIIERCSGAGHIRDDIVYYTKELKQACDGNEEHQAYLIDMGVKALRRYFFLITFRSYLYDVSGAEITFSCWMDARPELGYLCDHLRIDK
- the LOC110775483 gene encoding uncharacterized protein isoform X1, whose product is MSIPREPEQVMKFRGGSVLGKKTILKSDHFPGCQNNRLSPHIEGAPNYRQANSLQVHGVAIPKIDGIRNVLEHIGAQNDKKIPHVLWINLREEPVVYINGRPFVLRDVERPFSNLEYTGINRDRVEDMEFRLKEDILLEASRYGNKILVTDELPDGQMVDQWEPVTCDFVKTPLEVYEELKMEGFLLTYERVPVTDEKSPKESDFDILVNTISLVDLNTEVIFNCQMGRGRTTTGMVIATLVYLNRIGASAGIPRSNSIGRVFDLNCGADNLLSSEEAIRRGEYTVIRSLIRVLEGGVEGKRQVDKVIDKCASMQNLREAIATYRNSILHQPDEMKREASLSFFVEYLERYYFLICFSVYLHTEGATLNACLSIQCSFADWMRARPELYSILRRLLRRDPMGALGYRNAEKSLTKMPESTNGRPYEMSVVTALRNGAVLGSQTVLKSDHCPGCQNLSLSERIEGAPNFREVMGFSVYGVANPTIDGIRSVILRIGSLRVGRPVCWHNMREEPVIYINGKPFVLREVERPYKNMMEYTGIDCERVERMEARLKEDILRESERFGGAIMVIHETDDGQIFDAWEHVNSDSIQTPREVFSCLQVEGYPIMYARVPITDGKAPKSSDFDTLAKNIASASKDTAFVFNCQMGRGRTTTGTVIACLLKLRIENGKPIRILQYESIGEVDDCYSCGDETMDDSAASSSSIIDQGTSRKPPRTFGINDILLLWKITRLFDNGVECREALDAVIDRCSALQNIRDAVLRYRELFNQQRVEPRVRRVALNRGAEYLERYFRLIAFSAYLGSEAFDGFCGQGKSKMTFKSWLQRRPEVQAMKWSIRLRPGRFFTVPEDLRSPYETQHGDAVMEAVIKARNDSVLGRGSILQMYFFPGQRTSSHIQIHGAPHVYKVDGYPVYSMATPTITGAREMLSFLTGSASIDGGKKVIITDLREEAVVYISGTPFVLRELNKAVDTLKNVGITGPVVEHMEARLKEDIISEITRTGGRMLLHREEHSPTLNQPNIVGYWENIFTEDVKTPAEVYAALRDEGCDVTYRRIPLTRERETLPSDIDAIQCCKDESAGCYLFVSHTGFGGVAYAMSIICVRLYADGNVHHHVPSSFYAIPTPLNVPDVQSCWASDEAALKLGDYRDILSLTRVLAQGPRSKADVDNIIERCSGAGHIRDDIVYYTKELKQACDGNEEHQAYLIDMGVKALRRYFFLITFRSYLYDVSGAEITFSCWMDARPELGYLCDHLRIDK